In one window of Calypte anna isolate BGI_N300 chromosome 1, bCalAnn1_v1.p, whole genome shotgun sequence DNA:
- the ATP5PF gene encoding ATP synthase-coupling factor 6, mitochondrial, translating to MILQQILRLSSLFRSAVSVHLRRNIGFSAVAFNKAKELDPVQKLFVDKIREYNTKSKQAGGPIDAGPEFQKDMNEALARLQRAYGEGDLTKFPDFKFQEPNFEETPK from the exons ATGATTCTGCAGCAGATTCTGCggctttcttccctttttcgCTCTGCTGTGTCCGTGCACCTGCGCAGAAACATTGGGTTTTCTGCTGTTGCCTTTAATAAGGCGAAAGAGCTCGATCCAGTTCAGAAGCTCTTCGTGGACAAGATCAGAGAGTACAACACAAAGAGCAA gCAAGCTGGAGGGCCTATTGATGCAGGCCCTGAATTTCAGAAAGACATGAATGAAGCCCTTGCTAGACTTCAGCGGGCATATGGTGAAGGAGATCTAACCAAGTTTCCAGATTTTAAATTTCAGG AGCCCAACTTTGAAGAGACTCCAAAGTGA